One region of Ornithinibacter aureus genomic DNA includes:
- a CDS encoding universal stress protein has product MTILLAFSPHQDDTGAVELACQLARSNNDTVHAVTVVPQAWPTAVAGDTDRDFKLWAKEEGEWSASKARDVLAEHPDVVSEASWCAGRSVPQALLDRAAELDAGLIVVGSGDEGPHGKVFLTSKTDRLLHSSGVPVAIAPQGYWCGPTGRVTRATLGFRGDDATWSLLDRAAEICRRVDASLRLVTYAVRGRTMRPSTVSGAEEMVHQQWIRQATAELQEAVEHLHSLGFTDDQVSSEVAVGTSWGRAMDRLEWHRGDVLVVGSSSTSSLLQRVFLGSSAAKIVRNSPVPVLVVP; this is encoded by the coding sequence GTGACGATCCTCCTCGCGTTCAGCCCCCACCAGGACGACACGGGTGCCGTCGAGCTCGCCTGCCAGCTCGCCCGGTCCAACAACGACACGGTGCACGCCGTCACTGTGGTGCCGCAGGCCTGGCCGACCGCCGTCGCCGGTGACACCGATCGCGACTTCAAGCTGTGGGCGAAAGAGGAAGGTGAGTGGTCGGCATCCAAAGCCCGCGACGTGCTCGCGGAGCACCCGGACGTCGTCAGCGAGGCCAGCTGGTGCGCGGGGCGTTCCGTTCCCCAGGCCCTGCTCGACCGGGCGGCCGAGCTCGACGCAGGCCTCATCGTCGTCGGGTCCGGCGACGAGGGGCCGCATGGCAAGGTCTTCCTCACGAGCAAGACCGACCGGCTGCTGCACTCGTCCGGGGTGCCGGTGGCGATCGCACCCCAGGGGTACTGGTGCGGGCCGACGGGACGGGTGACCCGGGCCACCCTGGGGTTCCGTGGCGACGACGCGACGTGGTCGCTGCTCGACCGCGCCGCCGAGATCTGCCGCCGGGTCGATGCCTCGTTGCGCCTCGTCACCTACGCCGTGCGCGGGCGCACGATGCGGCCCAGCACCGTCAGCGGGGCCGAGGAGATGGTGCACCAGCAGTGGATCCGTCAGGCCACGGCCGAGCTCCAGGAGGCCGTGGAGCACCTGCACTCCCTGGGGTTCACCGACGACCAGGTGTCCAGCGAGGTGGCCGTGGGGACGTCGTGGGGCAGGGCCATGGACCGCCTCGAGTGGCACCGCGGCGACGTGCTGGTCGTCGGGTCGTCGTCGACGTCGTCGCTGCTCCAGCGGGTGTTCCTCGGGTCGAGCGCCGCGAAGATCGTGCGGAACTCCCCCGTGCCCGTGCTGGTCGTCCCGTAG
- a CDS encoding amino acid permease, with protein MSMSVGEQLRRRKPIVFRQHHHEGEELARNLTTFQLMMFGVGATVGTGIFFVLSESVPEAGPAVIISFLIAGLAAGLSALCYAELASAIPVSGSTYSYAYHAMGELVAVIIAGCVLLEYGVATAAVAVGWSGYFNELLDSTVGFQIPQALSTSFIAGPGEDPTGGLVNLPAVVLVFLCMFLLLRGATESAKVNAIMVIIKLSVLVLFVVIGLTAWNGSHFDNFFGAGLAGVTAAAGTIFFSFIGLDAVATAGEEVKDPQRSLPRAIIGALIIVTTVYVLVALAGIAAKEAGWFETEEAQSAGLSQILNDITGTSIWGTVLAAGAVISIFSVTLVTLYGQTRILFAIGRDGLISRKFTKVDARTMAPNFNTIVVAIVVALIAGFVPSDYLWDTVSIGTLVAFSVVALGVIVLRRTHADLERPFRIPGYPVTPLLTIAACVWILIGLPMTTWVIFLAWLGIVVAFYFAYGRRNATLNTYVDPEEIAEPRGDEDK; from the coding sequence ATGTCGATGTCAGTGGGAGAACAACTCAGGCGGCGCAAGCCGATCGTCTTCCGTCAGCACCACCACGAGGGTGAAGAGCTCGCCCGCAACCTCACGACGTTCCAGCTGATGATGTTCGGTGTCGGTGCCACCGTCGGCACCGGCATCTTCTTCGTGCTCAGCGAGTCGGTGCCCGAGGCCGGGCCGGCCGTGATCATCAGCTTCCTCATCGCCGGTCTCGCTGCCGGGCTGTCGGCACTGTGCTACGCCGAGCTCGCCAGCGCCATCCCGGTCAGCGGGTCCACGTACTCGTACGCGTACCACGCGATGGGTGAGCTCGTCGCGGTCATCATCGCCGGGTGCGTGCTGCTGGAGTACGGCGTGGCGACGGCGGCCGTGGCGGTCGGCTGGAGCGGCTACTTCAACGAGCTGCTCGACTCCACCGTGGGATTCCAGATCCCGCAGGCGCTGTCGACGTCGTTCATCGCCGGCCCCGGTGAGGACCCCACCGGCGGCCTGGTCAACCTGCCCGCGGTCGTGCTCGTCTTCCTGTGCATGTTCCTGCTGCTGCGGGGCGCCACCGAGTCGGCCAAGGTCAACGCGATCATGGTGATCATCAAGCTCAGCGTGCTTGTGCTGTTCGTCGTCATCGGCCTCACGGCGTGGAACGGCAGCCACTTCGACAACTTCTTCGGGGCGGGTCTCGCCGGGGTGACGGCCGCTGCGGGCACGATCTTCTTCTCGTTCATCGGGTTGGATGCCGTGGCCACCGCGGGTGAGGAGGTCAAGGACCCGCAGCGCTCGCTCCCCCGGGCGATCATCGGGGCGCTGATCATCGTCACCACGGTCTACGTCCTGGTCGCCCTCGCGGGGATCGCTGCCAAGGAGGCCGGCTGGTTCGAGACCGAGGAGGCGCAGAGCGCGGGCCTGTCCCAGATCCTCAACGACATCACGGGCACGAGCATCTGGGGCACGGTCCTCGCTGCGGGCGCCGTCATCTCGATCTTCTCGGTGACGCTCGTGACGCTCTACGGGCAGACCCGTATCCTGTTCGCCATCGGCCGTGACGGGCTCATCTCACGCAAGTTCACCAAGGTCGACGCCAGGACGATGGCACCGAACTTCAACACCATCGTCGTCGCGATCGTCGTCGCCCTCATCGCCGGGTTCGTCCCCTCGGACTACCTGTGGGACACCGTCTCGATCGGCACGCTCGTCGCGTTCTCGGTCGTGGCCCTGGGCGTCATCGTCCTGCGTCGCACGCACGCCGACCTCGAGCGCCCCTTCCGCATTCCGGGCTACCCCGTGACGCCCCTGCTGACCATCGCGGCCTGCGTGTGGATCCTCATCGGTCTGCCGATGACGACGTGGGTCATCTTCCTCGCGTGGCTCGGCATCGTCGTGGCGTTCTACTTCGCCTACGGTCGCCGCAACGCGACACTGAACACCTACGTCGACCCCGAGGAGATCGCCGAGCCGCGAGGAGATGAGGACAAGTGA
- the ddaH gene encoding dimethylargininase, translated as MPTALVRRPGPRLADGIVTHIDRSPIDLDLAIEQWTTYCAALAAAGWDVVEVEPADDCPDAVFIEDAVVVHGDLAVITRPGALERRGETAGVERAVRDLGLRVVHIEEPGTLDGGDVLRAGDTAYVGLGGRTNGIGIQQLATHLKEFGVRVQAVPVTRALHLKSAVTALPDGTVIGWGPVVDDKEAFPVYEDVPEEGGAHVIVVGEGHLVMAASAPTTAASLRDRGYVVDEVDISELEKLEGCVTCLSVRVRG; from the coding sequence ATGCCGACCGCCCTCGTGCGCCGTCCGGGCCCCCGCCTCGCCGACGGCATCGTGACCCACATCGACCGTTCGCCCATCGACCTCGACCTCGCGATCGAGCAGTGGACGACCTACTGCGCGGCACTCGCCGCAGCCGGCTGGGACGTCGTCGAGGTCGAACCCGCCGACGACTGCCCGGATGCCGTGTTCATCGAGGATGCCGTCGTCGTCCACGGCGACCTCGCCGTTATCACCCGCCCGGGGGCCCTCGAGCGGCGCGGGGAGACCGCCGGGGTGGAGCGGGCCGTGCGCGACCTCGGCCTGCGCGTGGTGCACATCGAGGAGCCGGGCACCCTCGACGGGGGAGACGTGCTGCGCGCCGGCGACACCGCCTACGTCGGGCTCGGTGGGCGAACCAACGGTATCGGCATCCAGCAACTGGCCACCCACCTCAAGGAGTTCGGGGTGCGCGTCCAGGCCGTTCCCGTCACCCGAGCCCTGCACCTGAAGTCGGCCGTCACGGCGCTGCCCGACGGCACCGTCATCGGTTGGGGGCCGGTCGTCGACGACAAGGAGGCATTCCCCGTCTACGAGGACGTGCCCGAGGAGGGTGGTGCCCACGTCATCGTCGTCGGTGAGGGGCACCTCGTCATGGCGGCGAGCGCGCCGACCACCGCGGCATCCTTGCGCGACCGCGGGTACGTCGTCGACGAGGTCGACATCTCCGAGCTCGAGAAGCTCGAGGGCTGCGTGACCTGCCTGTCGGTGCGGGTGCGCGGCTGA
- the leuA gene encoding 2-isopropylmalate synthase, which produces MIHPQQPSGMPTQKYVPFQEQIRVELPDRTWPDQVMTKAPRWCAVDLRDGNQALIDPMDAERKMRMFKLLVKMGYKEIEVGFPSASQTDFDFCRELIEGGHIPDDVTIQVLTQCRDHLIERTFDAIRGSKTAIVHFYNSTSVLQRRVVFGMSEEGIIDIALQGARLCRKLEETVPETDVYYEYSPESYTGTELEFAVRICNEVIAVIDPTPDHKIIINLPATVEMATPNVYADSIEWMVRHLDRRESVVVSLHPHNDRGEGVAAAELGYLAGADRIEGCLFGNGERTGNVCLVTLGMNLFSQGIDPQIDFSDMADVRRTVEYCTQLPVHERHPWGGDLVYTAFSGSHQDAIKKGFEDMERRTAAAGTDINHIDWGVPYLPIDPHDIGRSYEAVVRVNSQSGKGGVSYLLKAEHGLDLPRRLQVEFSHVVQRRTDAEGGELSASEIWQMFADEYLHAEQADQRWGRFAPVRSTLIGADDGMDHIESVITDHGKQVEISGTGNGPIAAFIAALEPLGVDVRVLDYHEHALSAGGDARAAAYVECAVGERVLWGVGLHESIVKASLRAIMSAVNRAERDAVVPA; this is translated from the coding sequence ATGATCCACCCCCAGCAGCCCTCCGGGATGCCGACCCAGAAGTACGTGCCGTTCCAGGAGCAGATCCGCGTCGAGCTGCCCGACCGCACGTGGCCCGACCAGGTGATGACCAAGGCGCCGCGCTGGTGCGCGGTCGACCTGCGCGACGGCAACCAGGCCCTCATCGACCCGATGGACGCCGAGCGCAAGATGCGCATGTTCAAGCTGCTCGTGAAGATGGGCTACAAGGAGATCGAGGTCGGCTTCCCGAGCGCCAGCCAGACCGACTTCGACTTCTGTCGTGAGCTCATCGAGGGCGGGCACATCCCCGACGACGTCACCATCCAGGTGCTCACGCAGTGCCGCGACCACCTGATCGAGCGCACCTTCGACGCGATCCGGGGCAGCAAGACGGCCATCGTGCACTTCTACAACTCGACCTCGGTGCTCCAGCGCCGGGTCGTGTTCGGCATGAGCGAGGAGGGGATCATCGACATCGCCCTCCAGGGTGCGCGGTTGTGCCGCAAGCTCGAGGAGACCGTGCCCGAGACCGACGTCTACTACGAGTACTCGCCCGAGTCGTACACCGGTACCGAGCTCGAGTTCGCCGTGCGCATCTGCAACGAGGTGATCGCCGTCATCGACCCGACGCCCGACCACAAGATCATCATCAACCTGCCGGCCACCGTCGAGATGGCCACCCCGAACGTGTACGCCGACTCCATCGAGTGGATGGTGCGCCACCTCGACCGGCGCGAGTCCGTCGTCGTCAGCCTGCACCCGCACAACGACCGCGGCGAGGGCGTGGCCGCGGCCGAGCTCGGCTACCTCGCCGGCGCCGACCGCATCGAGGGCTGCCTGTTCGGCAACGGGGAGCGCACCGGCAACGTCTGCCTGGTCACCCTGGGCATGAACCTGTTCAGCCAGGGCATCGACCCGCAGATCGACTTCTCCGACATGGCCGACGTGCGGCGCACCGTCGAGTACTGCACCCAGCTGCCGGTGCACGAGCGGCACCCCTGGGGCGGCGACCTCGTCTACACGGCCTTCTCCGGCTCCCACCAGGACGCCATCAAGAAGGGCTTCGAGGACATGGAGCGGCGCACCGCCGCCGCGGGTACGGACATCAACCACATCGACTGGGGGGTCCCGTACCTGCCGATCGACCCGCACGACATCGGCCGCTCCTACGAGGCCGTCGTCCGGGTCAACAGCCAGTCGGGCAAGGGCGGGGTGTCCTACCTGCTCAAGGCCGAGCACGGGCTGGACCTGCCGCGCCGCCTTCAGGTCGAGTTCAGCCACGTCGTGCAGCGCCGCACCGACGCCGAGGGCGGCGAGCTGTCGGCGTCCGAGATCTGGCAGATGTTCGCCGACGAGTACCTGCACGCCGAGCAGGCGGACCAGCGCTGGGGCCGGTTCGCGCCGGTGCGCTCGACGCTCATCGGCGCCGATGACGGCATGGACCACATCGAGTCGGTGATCACCGACCACGGCAAGCAGGTCGAGATCTCCGGCACCGGCAACGGCCCGATCGCGGCGTTCATCGCGGCCCTCGAGCCGCTCGGGGTCGACGTGCGCGTGCTCGACTACCACGAGCACGCGCTGTCGGCCGGTGGAGACGCCCGTGCGGCCGCCTACGTCGAGTGCGCGGTGGGTGAGCGGGTGCTCTGGGGTGTCGGCCTGCACGAGTCGATCGTCAAGGCGTCGCTGCGGGCGATCATGTCGGCGGTCAACCGGGCCGAGCGCGACGCAGTCGTCCCGGCGTGA